From Salvelinus sp. IW2-2015 linkage group LG33, ASM291031v2, whole genome shotgun sequence, one genomic window encodes:
- the ubox5 gene encoding RING finger protein 37 isoform X1, whose protein sequence is MVVNLCLPHFKTTIQCDKLCADGYDVTNLLSADPAVRRRGFKLEYFLRPPVQVTLQFGFQVEVCRVDVELWPWGMDRGQACKRLEISTSSDPPLPHNHSLEQGQTQAQQGQEKGQQWDQAKAQFKGHQWSPQAQQYSLQGQEKSQQWTQRGQTHSHTDTSQGAFHLVGRCELTEETHVSFSHPCFRPRPPFPSLPPAPREGCRQEELWSRGPLSLGSVKQLRVTVPYGAGASAMGLKALAVWGLPSRCCPPDEVERVRITHENASLRPVPRLSHLASAQPSPVNQPPALSQTTTATSLLQVPEEFLDPLTQEVMLLPMLLPSGVSVDSSTLEEYQRREATWGRVPNDPFTGVPFVSESQALPNPHLKSRIDRFLLQTGLEVREGAVGRQGHGESPHPSRLIPPQRTGESRDSAVTTAAAVESANHQGALSRNSGTRTQTTQKGAESVITQRSQLTQYRGTGAFNNRAKNGNGKDRCAGKVVPKEGAVDRVSSQEGGPDLGTRRKRELEVWATLIRSKGKGEPTGPKAASASAGHSKELLPDLKRPRTDANPTISSATVPSSSSHEQRLSASLDYEQRLSASLDQEQRLSASLDQALLSALQGRPSFTSYPSQTPQLQHKHTDTPADTPTAFPISLFPPLLSPLPFLSLPGENRCGSCSCSLSVYSTSPSAYRLPCGHFLCRPCLHRKSRPLVTTAMPNHILCPTCHSPAASSDITHVHH, encoded by the exons ATGGTGGTGAATCTCTGCCTACCACATTTCAAGACCACCATCCAGTGTGACAAG CTATGTGCAGATGGGTACGACGTCACCAACCTCCTATCGGCCGACCCAGCAGTCCGGAGGCGGGGTTTTAAGCTGGAGTACTTCCTGCGGCCGCCTGTACAG GTGACACTGCAGTTTGGCTTCCAGGTGGAAGTGTGTCGGGTGGATGTGGAGCTGTGGCCCTGGGGCATGGACCGAGGACAGGCCTGCAAGAGGCTGGAGATCAGCACCAGCTCTGACCCCCCACTCCCCCACAATCACAGCTTAGAGCAGGGCCAAACCCAGGCCCAGCAAGGCCAAGAGAAGGGCCAGCAATGGGACCAAGCCAAGGCCCAGTTCAAAGGCCACCAATGGAGCCCCCAGGCCCAACAATATAGTCTACAAGGCCAGGAGAAGAGCCAGCAATGGACCCAACGTGGCCAAACGCACAGCCACACAGACACCAGCCAGGGGGCTTTCCACCTGGTGGGACGCTGTGAACTAACAGAAGAGACCCACGTCAGTTTCTCCCATCCCTGTTTCCGCCCGcgccctcccttcccctccctgccCCCGGCACCCCGTGAGGGGTGTAGACAAGAGGAGCTGTGGAGCAGGGGCCCGCTCTCACTAGGCTCTGTGAAGCAGCTCCGTGTGACGGTGCCATACGGTGCGGGTGCCTCCGCGATGGGGCTTAAGGCACTGGCAGTGTGGGGGCTGCCTTCTCGCTGCTGCCCTCCGGACGAGGTGGAGAGGGTGAGGATAACGCATGAGAACGCTAGCCTGAGACCAGTGCCACGGCTCAGCCACTTGGCATCAGCTCAGCCttcacctgtcaatcaaccacCGGCACTGTCACAGACGACAACAGCAACTAG CCTCCTGCAAGTCCCTGAGGAGTTCCTGGACCCGCTGACCCAGGAAGTGATGTTGTTGCCCATGCTGCTGCCCAGTGGAGTGTCTGTGGACAGCTCTACTTTGGAGGAGTACCAGAGGAGGGAGGCTACCTGGGGTCGTGTCCCCAACGACCCCTTCACCGGTGTCCCCTTCGTCTCTGAGTCACAGGCCCTCCCCAACCCCCACCTGAAGAGCCGCATCGACCGCTTCTTGCTCCagacagggttagaggtcagggaggGAGCGGTTGGGAGGCAGGGCCACGGGGAGAGTCCGCACCCCTCCAGACTCATACCTCCACAGAGGACTGGAGAGAGTAGGGACTCTGCTGTcaccactgctgctgctgtagAGTCAGCCAACCACCAGGGGGCACTTAGCCGAAACAGTGGGACTCGCACACAGACTACCCAAAAAGGGGCAGAAAGTGTTATTACACAGAGGAGCCAGCTTACGCAGTACAGGGGGACTGGGGCTTTTAACAACAGGGCGAAGAATGGGAATGGGAAGGATCGGTGCGCTGGTAAAGTTGTTCCTAAAGAAGGGGCAGTGGATAGAGTGAGTTCCCAGGAGGGAGGGCCAGACTTGGggacaaggagaaagagagagcttgaGGTTTGGGCCACTCTGATCCGTTCTAAGGGAAAGGGTGAGCCCACCGGGCCCAAAGCAGCCTCTGCTAGTGCTGGTCACTCCAAGGAGCTACTTCCTGACTTGAAAAGACCAAGAACAGATGCAAACCCCACTATCTCCTCAG CCACAGTTCCTAGCAGTAGCTCCCATGAGCAACGCTTGTCTGCCAGTCTAGACTATGAACAGCGTTTGTCTGCCAGTCTAGACCAAGAACAGCGTTTGTCTGCCAGTCTAGACCAGGCCCTTCTCTCAGCCCTGCAGGGTCGACCCTCCTTTACCTCCTACCCCTCCCAAACCCCCCAGCtccagcacaaacacacagacacacctgctGACACCCCAACAG CTTttcctatttctctctttccccctcttctctccccacttccctttctctctctcccaggtgagaacaggtgtggttcctgttcCTGCTCTCTGTCAGTCTACTCGACCTCTCCATCAGCATATCGCCTGCCCTGTGGTCACTTCCTGTGCCGCCCCTGCCTACACAGGAAGTCCCGCCCACTTGTCACTACAGCAATGCCCAATCACATCCTCTGTCCCACCTGCCATAGCCCTGCCGCTTCCAGTGACATCACACACGTGCATCACTGA
- the ubox5 gene encoding RING finger protein 37 isoform X2, with the protein MVVNLCLPHFKTTIQCDKLCADGYDVTNLLSADPAVRRRGFKLEYFLRPPVQVTLQFGFQVEVCRVDVELWPWGMDRGQACKRLEISTSSDPPLPHNHSLEQGQTQAQQGQEKGQQWDQAKAQFKGHQWSPQAQQYSLQGQEKSQQWTQRGQTHSHTDTSQGAFHLVGRCELTEETHVSFSHPCFRPRPPFPSLPPAPREGCRQEELWSRGPLSLGSVKQLRVTVPYGAGASAMGLKALAVWGLPSRCCPPDEVERVRITHENASLRPVPRLSHLASAQPSPVNQPPALSQTTTATSLLQVPEEFLDPLTQEVMLLPMLLPSGVSVDSSTLEEYQRREATWGRVPNDPFTGVPFVSESQALPNPHLKSRIDRFLLQTGLEVREGAVGRQGHGESPHPSRLIPPQRTGESRDSAVTTAAAVESANHQGALSRNSGTRTQTTQKGAESVITQRSQLTQYRGTGAFNNRAKNGNGKDRCAGKVVPKEGAVDRVSSQEGGPDLGTRRKRELEVWATLIRSKGKGEPTGPKAASASAGHSKELLPDLKRPRTDANPTISSATVPSSSSHEQRLSASLDYEQRLSASLDQEQRLSASLDQALLSALQGRPSFTSYPSQTPQLQHKHTDTPADTPTGENRCGSCSCSLSVYSTSPSAYRLPCGHFLCRPCLHRKSRPLVTTAMPNHILCPTCHSPAASSDITHVHH; encoded by the exons ATGGTGGTGAATCTCTGCCTACCACATTTCAAGACCACCATCCAGTGTGACAAG CTATGTGCAGATGGGTACGACGTCACCAACCTCCTATCGGCCGACCCAGCAGTCCGGAGGCGGGGTTTTAAGCTGGAGTACTTCCTGCGGCCGCCTGTACAG GTGACACTGCAGTTTGGCTTCCAGGTGGAAGTGTGTCGGGTGGATGTGGAGCTGTGGCCCTGGGGCATGGACCGAGGACAGGCCTGCAAGAGGCTGGAGATCAGCACCAGCTCTGACCCCCCACTCCCCCACAATCACAGCTTAGAGCAGGGCCAAACCCAGGCCCAGCAAGGCCAAGAGAAGGGCCAGCAATGGGACCAAGCCAAGGCCCAGTTCAAAGGCCACCAATGGAGCCCCCAGGCCCAACAATATAGTCTACAAGGCCAGGAGAAGAGCCAGCAATGGACCCAACGTGGCCAAACGCACAGCCACACAGACACCAGCCAGGGGGCTTTCCACCTGGTGGGACGCTGTGAACTAACAGAAGAGACCCACGTCAGTTTCTCCCATCCCTGTTTCCGCCCGcgccctcccttcccctccctgccCCCGGCACCCCGTGAGGGGTGTAGACAAGAGGAGCTGTGGAGCAGGGGCCCGCTCTCACTAGGCTCTGTGAAGCAGCTCCGTGTGACGGTGCCATACGGTGCGGGTGCCTCCGCGATGGGGCTTAAGGCACTGGCAGTGTGGGGGCTGCCTTCTCGCTGCTGCCCTCCGGACGAGGTGGAGAGGGTGAGGATAACGCATGAGAACGCTAGCCTGAGACCAGTGCCACGGCTCAGCCACTTGGCATCAGCTCAGCCttcacctgtcaatcaaccacCGGCACTGTCACAGACGACAACAGCAACTAG CCTCCTGCAAGTCCCTGAGGAGTTCCTGGACCCGCTGACCCAGGAAGTGATGTTGTTGCCCATGCTGCTGCCCAGTGGAGTGTCTGTGGACAGCTCTACTTTGGAGGAGTACCAGAGGAGGGAGGCTACCTGGGGTCGTGTCCCCAACGACCCCTTCACCGGTGTCCCCTTCGTCTCTGAGTCACAGGCCCTCCCCAACCCCCACCTGAAGAGCCGCATCGACCGCTTCTTGCTCCagacagggttagaggtcagggaggGAGCGGTTGGGAGGCAGGGCCACGGGGAGAGTCCGCACCCCTCCAGACTCATACCTCCACAGAGGACTGGAGAGAGTAGGGACTCTGCTGTcaccactgctgctgctgtagAGTCAGCCAACCACCAGGGGGCACTTAGCCGAAACAGTGGGACTCGCACACAGACTACCCAAAAAGGGGCAGAAAGTGTTATTACACAGAGGAGCCAGCTTACGCAGTACAGGGGGACTGGGGCTTTTAACAACAGGGCGAAGAATGGGAATGGGAAGGATCGGTGCGCTGGTAAAGTTGTTCCTAAAGAAGGGGCAGTGGATAGAGTGAGTTCCCAGGAGGGAGGGCCAGACTTGGggacaaggagaaagagagagcttgaGGTTTGGGCCACTCTGATCCGTTCTAAGGGAAAGGGTGAGCCCACCGGGCCCAAAGCAGCCTCTGCTAGTGCTGGTCACTCCAAGGAGCTACTTCCTGACTTGAAAAGACCAAGAACAGATGCAAACCCCACTATCTCCTCAG CCACAGTTCCTAGCAGTAGCTCCCATGAGCAACGCTTGTCTGCCAGTCTAGACTATGAACAGCGTTTGTCTGCCAGTCTAGACCAAGAACAGCGTTTGTCTGCCAGTCTAGACCAGGCCCTTCTCTCAGCCCTGCAGGGTCGACCCTCCTTTACCTCCTACCCCTCCCAAACCCCCCAGCtccagcacaaacacacagacacacctgctGACACCCCAACAG gtgagaacaggtgtggttcctgttcCTGCTCTCTGTCAGTCTACTCGACCTCTCCATCAGCATATCGCCTGCCCTGTGGTCACTTCCTGTGCCGCCCCTGCCTACACAGGAAGTCCCGCCCACTTGTCACTACAGCAATGCCCAATCACATCCTCTGTCCCACCTGCCATAGCCCTGCCGCTTCCAGTGACATCACACACGTGCATCACTGA